A stretch of DNA from Chlorogloeopsis sp. ULAP01:
AGCTTTAGGCTCGCTTAGTTGATTTTTAAGCCGAAAATCAATTATTGCCTGTTCGGTTATAGCCGGACTAATGGCAATATCTTCTCTCATTTGTAATTCTTGATCAATTATATATTGACGCAGAATATCTCCTATAAATTGTCCCAATTTGCCAGAAATTTGCAGATATTTTACTACTTGTTCTAAGGAAATTGGTTGCTCATCTACATTCAAAAATGATGAAGATTCCATAAAGTAATTACCGAGATACACGCAGGCTACTAACTATACAATTTCCCAGCAAAGAAAATACTTGACTAGTTAATATTCTCAAGCGAGGACACTATTGCCATAGTAAGACTTACAAACCGGAGTCGCAACTCTAGCTTGCATAATTAAATTAGTAAAAATACCTACTTAGTATTAAGAGATAATTAGGCGATCGCAATTACCCATATCCAGGCAAAGAAAATTGCTACGATTGCACCAATCAATGTATTTAAAATATTCACTAATTCGTTAGTTAGCCAGGTATATTTTGATTGCAATGTAGCCCCAATTACACTTTCTAAATTAGTAGCAATAAACGCCGCCAATACACACCAAATTACACCTAATATTTCAATTAAACCAACTGCCCAACCAACAAAAGCGATCGCAACCGATGCGATCACGCCTGCGAAGGTTCCTTCCAAGCTTACTGCTCCTTCTGTTCCCCGTGGCACTGGCTGTAAGTTGGTAATTAGAAAAGTTCTTCTACCATAAGCTTTCCCGATTTCACTGGCACAGGTATCAGATAGCTTGGTACTAAAACTTGCCACATAGCCCAACAGTAGTAGGGACTGGGGATTGGGGACTGGGGACAAGGACATCGGAATAACTCCTAAGTCTATCATCCCTACTCCCAAAGCACACAGTGTCCCAATCAATGCAGAACCCCAGACATTTTCTGGGCCTCTTGCTCCAGAACGCTTTTCAGCTATACCTTCAGCTTCCTTTTGCGCCATGCCTACACGTGTGATCAAAGAACCAACAAGGAAATAAAACATCACAACTACATATCCTTGCCAACCCAATGTTCCCCAAATGAGTACGCCCAATAACCAAGCATGAAATAATCCGGCTGGAGTGAGTAGCTTTTTAGGGGCAATCCAGGCAACAACCAACAAAATGCTATTCAATGCTACCCCTACAAACCAGGGACTAAGAGGATTAGTTAAAGAAAGCATCTGCATTTATTCCAGAGAATTTTG
This window harbors:
- a CDS encoding TIGR00297 family protein, producing the protein MLSLTNPLSPWFVGVALNSILLVVAWIAPKKLLTPAGLFHAWLLGVLIWGTLGWQGYVVVMFYFLVGSLITRVGMAQKEAEGIAEKRSGARGPENVWGSALIGTLCALGVGMIDLGVIPMSLSPVPNPQSLLLLGYVASFSTKLSDTCASEIGKAYGRRTFLITNLQPVPRGTEGAVSLEGTFAGVIASVAIAFVGWAVGLIEILGVIWCVLAAFIATNLESVIGATLQSKYTWLTNELVNILNTLIGAIVAIFFAWIWVIAIA